The following coding sequences are from one SAR116 cluster alpha proteobacterium HIMB100 window:
- a CDS encoding glycosyltransferase (PFAM: Glycosyl transferases group 1) — MNITIISKYAPVPGYGSNPRWFELGKRFIRHGHNVEIITSDSNHGSNFKVNEGHEASFKIDQVSFTVLKTMQYTKTASLRRVLSWFDFDLRLFRFKRQIRPDIIVISSLSLTTIIFGLYLKFFKRTKLVFEVRDIWPLTMVEEGAYSRLHPLYLLLRFLELWGYRKADLIVGTMPNLKQHVSNSGVERPDSVFHTCGIGVDKDGVQPVGEFIFTTEIEEKIKNKIIVGYCGSIGLTNNLTDLFTFANNTTEKDLIFLIAGDGAERKKFEAQATNNQNILFLGKLNPEDVQGFLRRCDILFLSTMPSKVWNYGQSMNKVVDYMLAGRFILAQYKGFPSMINEANCGLFTDIKTLEQAFLEIICLPEAERQQRGSAGRQWILQNQNYDDLANRYITKLEDICVLKSPSIKNNRKNNPISQNLE; from the coding sequence AGGTAAACGGTTCATTCGTCATGGCCATAATGTAGAAATTATCACCTCAGATTCAAATCATGGATCAAATTTTAAGGTTAATGAAGGGCATGAGGCATCATTCAAAATCGACCAAGTAAGTTTTACAGTTCTGAAAACAATGCAGTACACGAAGACGGCCAGTTTGAGGCGTGTCCTGAGCTGGTTCGATTTTGACCTTAGATTATTCAGATTTAAACGACAAATAAGACCAGATATCATTGTTATTTCATCATTATCCCTCACAACGATTATTTTTGGCCTTTATTTGAAATTTTTCAAAAGAACAAAGCTTGTTTTTGAGGTGCGCGATATTTGGCCATTAACGATGGTCGAAGAGGGTGCGTATAGCCGATTACACCCTCTTTATTTGCTGTTGAGATTTTTAGAACTCTGGGGATACCGAAAGGCAGACTTAATCGTTGGAACAATGCCAAATTTAAAGCAGCATGTATCAAATTCGGGTGTTGAGCGTCCTGACTCTGTATTTCACACTTGCGGGATCGGCGTTGATAAGGACGGGGTGCAACCTGTTGGCGAATTTATTTTTACGACCGAAATTGAGGAAAAAATTAAAAATAAAATCATTGTTGGCTATTGCGGCAGCATCGGCCTAACCAATAACTTAACAGACCTGTTTACCTTCGCAAATAACACAACTGAAAAGGATCTCATCTTTTTGATTGCGGGTGACGGTGCTGAAAGAAAGAAATTCGAAGCACAAGCCACAAACAATCAAAATATTCTGTTTTTAGGCAAGTTAAACCCAGAAGACGTACAAGGCTTTTTGCGCCGGTGCGATATCCTATTTTTATCAACAATGCCCAGTAAGGTCTGGAATTATGGTCAATCGATGAACAAAGTTGTTGACTATATGTTGGCCGGGAGATTTATTCTCGCTCAATATAAGGGCTTTCCATCGATGATTAACGAGGCCAATTGTGGTTTATTCACCGATATAAAAACGTTGGAACAGGCGTTCTTAGAGATCATTTGCTTGCCAGAAGCTGAGAGACAGCAAAGAGGCTCTGCCGGCCGCCAGTGGATCCTCCAAAACCAGAACTATGATGACCTTGCAAACCGATACATAACTAAATTAGAAGACATTTGCGTGCTAAAATCTCCGTCTATCAAAAACAACAGAAAAAACAACCCGATTTCTCAAAATTTGGAGTGA